DNA sequence from the Sulfurimonas sp. HSL3-7 genome:
AAAGGCCAAATGCCTGCCGCGTTCAATCCGGCGTTTCGGGGTGATGCCGTCGCAAAAAGGTGCCGTCACGGAGGCGGAACTCTCCCTGATCGCCGACTACCTCTACGACAACTTCCCGTCGAAAGGCTTTCGCCACAGCCGTTGAGGCTGCCGTAGCACATTTCAAGGATCAGCGTACAAAATGGGCCATGAAGCCTCTCTCGTCGCGTGTGATCTCGATTTCGGAGGCGTCCAGGGCCATGACCCCTGCTACCAGCCGTTTTGCCGCATCGGGCACGCTGTGGCGTTTGATGCGCTCCTGCCACTGCGGGTCGCGCAGCGCCATCTTCGCAAATACCTCCTTTTTTATTTCGGCATTGCCGAAACCGCCGCCGATAAAGGCGTGACCGCCAGGACGCAGTACACGCAAGATCTCTGCAACCGCTTTTTCCGGCGTGTTCCAAAACGGGAAGGAACCCCTGCTGATCACAAGGTCGACGCTTGCGTCGGGGAGTCCGATGGCATGGACATCGCTGCAGAGTGTCGAAGTACGTTCGGCGAGGCCGCAGCCCTGTGCATGGTTTTCGGCGAGTTCGAGCATCGCCTCAGAAATGTCAAGATAGGTGACGCAGAAGCGGCTCTGCTGCGCCAGGGCTCTGCCGAGCCAGCCGCTGCCGCAGCCGAGGTCGAGGCAGTGCCCCTCCTGCATGCCGCAGCTCTCCAGGATCCTGCCGGCCATAACGGGGTAGAGCGGGGCAAAGACCTCTCTTGCGATCGCATCGAAACGCTGCGGTGCCCCTGTTTTACGCATCGCCATCAGAATGCCAGCCTGTAGCTGGCACCGACGACACGCCCCATGCTGGGAAAACCGTAGATCGATTCGTAATCGTCATCGGCAAGGTTGCGTGCATAGAGCTGCACTTTGTTGTCGACACTGAGGGCCCTGAATGCGTATCCGAGTGAGAGATCGACGTTGGTGTAGCCGCCGGCGTCGCCGGTACCGGCTTTGTTGACCGTTTCAAACCGGTCGACATAATAGGCGCCAAGCGTCGCTTCATAGCCGTTCTGACGGTAGCTGACGACCCCGTTGAAGGTGGAGTTCGGGATGCGGTTGTCGAGAAGCTCGTCGTTGTTGGCGTTGTAGCTGTAGGAGAGCTGGTACGAGAGGTGAGAGAGCGTTCCCGCCAGCGCCAGCTCCGCACCGTACTCATGCCAGCTTTTGTCGCTGTAGACGTTGACCAGTTCGGTCGGATCTTCAGGATCAGGGTGCTGCGATGAGACGTAGGGCGCGTCCATGACATTGAGGAAATAGAGGCTGAGGCGCGGTCTGAGAAATACAAAACTGCTGTTCTCCCAGCCTCCTTCGATGTTATAACGTCTGCTGGCAGGGAGGGAAGAGCTGTCTTCGGTCTCGACATCGGGTGCGTTCTGGGTGCTAAGCCGGGATCGGATGAAGAGCGCACTGCTTTTTGTATAGTCCCATCGTCCCCCGACCGCGACCGCCATGACAGGCTCGTAACTCTGGTCTTCGATGCGCACTTTTTTCGGCCCGATCTGTTCGTACCCGATATCGATCCACGTTTTGTCTACGCGCAGACCGGCATCAAGGCTGAACGCACCGAGCTGCCACTCGTCCTGGATAAAGATACCGGCGGTACGCTCTTTTTTCTCCCATCCGGTATAAAAGTATTCGCCGGTCGGGGTATGCCACCAGATCCCTTCGAGACCGGCACGCAGGGTATGGTCGCCCAACGAGACGGCGTGATCGAGCCGCAGATCATCGAAGTTCTCGCGCTGCTCCTCTGTCGCATGGTAGTCGGGGTCGCTCCACTTTTCCTGCTGCAGCTGGGAATTAAGATAGCTGTGGGCATAGGAGAGCGATGTGACGCCGTAAGAAGAGGTGTAGCCCAGTTTGGCAGAGCCCTCCGCGATCCGCATCGGGTCATAGCTCCATTTGGCGTCGCTCACCCCCGGGGTGGTGCTTCGCTGCAGCTCCTGGACCGTATCCGTGAGAAAGGCCTGTGCGTCGAAAGTCCAATTGCCGAAGAAGAGCCCGCCTTTGGCATAGAGTGAACGTTTTTCAAAGCCGGTCGTCCAGTCTGGGTCACCGTTGCTCTTGTCATAGTCGGCGATGAAGTTCAGGTAGCCGTTCTCGCCGAGCGTGCCTGCCATCGCGTTGACATGTTTTCGGTCGAAACTCTCCCCCTGCAGCAGCAGGGTCCCCTCACTGCTTATGGAGGGAAGTCTTGTTTCGATAACAAGGTAGCCGGCATCATCGCCGCCGATCAGACCACCGGTTCCGTTGGGAAGCGGTCCCAGGTTCAACGTAGCAGAATCCCGAACGATGCGGATGCGTTCGATCGCTTCGACCGGAAGGGTGGCAAGTATCCTGCTGGTGACAGCGGCAGGGATGTAGATTCCGTCGATAATGATCCCCAGAGAGCGGTTGCCCCGGACTTTGACCCATGCAGGGGCTTTGCGCCCCTGTCTCTGGATAAAAACAGAGCTGGCATACTGCAGCACATCAAAGATATCGGAGGGGTTCAGGGCCTCGATCGTCTCGCGGGTGATGGTCTCTTCAAGCGTTGAAGCGCTTTTCGGTAGCGAGGTGTTACGCGATGGGACGATGCCTTCGGACGATACCGTAATCGGAGCAGTGGCAACATCGACACTCCCAAGGGGGACGGTGGTTCCGCCGTAAAGCAGTGCCGACGCCGACAGACTGATCACATATAGTTTTCGCATAGATTTCCTTTTTGTCTCCCGTTTTCGATGCATCTGTATGTCTGCTGCTTTTTAGCATGGCTGTCAGAAAAGAGAATATTTACGGACACATCGCTGATGGGTAGATGGGTATATAACGCAGAGAAGAGCCTCCAGGCTAAAAGCCATTTCATTATATAAATGAAAATATAACGTTTGGATTGTTAAGGCGTTCTTAACTCTGTATAGAGTCATAAACACAAGAGGTGGACCATTTAGTCCTTTCGGAAGGGAAACAGTGCTGTTTTATTCTATTTGCATCACAGAATAAATACAACATGAATAAAAGTGGACTGTAACTAGGGAAAAAGGCCTTTCGCGATGTTTTTGTTGAGTTCGGGTATGTTCAGTGACTGAAAGGAGAATATACGGGAATAAGGCCCATCGCGCAAAGGATCGGGGGTAATATATAATGAAAAGGTTCCTCGTTGACATGCTGTCATTTTCATTATATATTAAAAAATATAACGATTAGAATATTAAAGTTTGCTGAATCTTTATTTTTAGACATATATTTACGCTTCCCTCCTTCTGCAAAATGAAAAAAATAGAGATCTGGCTGATATCGTTGGTTTGATTGTAAATCGTCATTTTTTACTTACGGCCTTACATTAATAATGGAAATGAAACGCTCAGGCGCTGTCTGTAAAAAATTATGCCCTCCGGCTGGTGTGGATTGCATTTCCTTATATAATCGTGTATACTACGTAAAAGATTTTTTTGACGTCAGTCACATGGTAAATGTGGTTGTTGCAAGTAAAAAAAAGTAAGGCAGTGGTATGGAAAATGCACTTGAAGGTAGACTCTGGATCAGTAAAGCGGACCACAGTTTTCTGGGACAGGGACGGATAGAGCTGTTGCGACAGATCGGCGAGACAGGTTCAATCTCAAAAGCGGCGAAAGCGATGAAGATGAGCTACAAAGCTGCCTGGGATGCCGTGGATGCGATGAACAACCTTGCCGAAGCACCGCTTGTCGAGCGTTCGACAGGCGGAAAGGGCGGCGGTGGTACCCGGCTGACACCGTACGGCAGGGAGATCATCGAGACCTATACGGTGCTGCATGAAGAGCATCAGCGTTTCCTTAACAACCTCTCCCTGCGTATCAATACACAGGAGGGGCACCTGCGTCTGCTTGAGCGGATGACAATGCGCGTCAGCGCCAGAAACCAGCTCTTGGGAAGTGTCGTCAAGATCCATAAAGGGGCGGTTCACAGTGAAGTGGTGCTGCGTCTTAAGGGTGAGGATACGATCACTGCCATCATCACCAACGACTCGATCAAGTCGCTCGACCTTCAGATCGATACCGAGGCGTATGCGCTTTTCAAAGCGGGATCGGTCATACTGAGTACGGATCTTGATCTGGCGATCAGTACCCGTAACCGCTTTGAAGGGACGGTGGAGCGCATCGAGCGTGGAAGCATCAACAGCGAGGTGATCGTCAATCTCAAGGGGGGCAATACGATCTGCTCCACCGTGACCAACGAGTCGCTCGATGAACTGCAGCTGAGTGAAGGGAAGCCGGTCGTTGCCCTCTGCAAGGCGAGTAATATCATTCTTGGCCTTCAGTAGAGGGCCTTTTTTTTGGTATAGCGTTATATATTAAAATATATTATGAGCTGACAATGAAAAACAAAAACCGACAAAAAGGAGGAAGAGTATCACAATCCGGACAGAGAACTTGCAGCGGCAACTGCAAGCAAGGCGCTTTGATATAAGCTGCAATCAGTATAACAAAAAAAGATAAGAAAAGAAAGGAATCCGATGAATAACATAATAACAGGTGCGGGCATATTGGCCGTAGCACTGCTTTTGACGTCGAATGTATCTGGGAATGAGGAACTTCCGAAGCGTACACTCAAGACCAACTACCAGGAGGTCTATAACGAGAATCCGGGTTCTGCGAAGAGCTTTACGGAAATGTTTTCAGAGGGGATGTTCTACGGGCGTCTGCGTTCGAACACCTTCTACTACAACTGGAAAAAAGAGAGCGACACGCAGAAAAACCACCTTGTCAGCGGCCTCGGCGGATCGCTGATCTACAAGAGTGCAGCGCTGGACGGCTTTGATTTTGGCGGAGGACTCTACTACTCGCGCGCCTTTTTTGACAGCACGGATGACCCTGTCGGCAGCTTGAAACCGGGCAAAGATGTGTTGAGCCGTTATGACTATGCCAATACGGGGAACAAGTCGATGGGTACCCTTGGTCAGGCTTATGTGCGCTACCGCGGTATCCCTCAGACCCAGATTATCGCCGGTCGTCAGCTGGTGGAGACCTTCTATACCAAGTCCAACGATACCAAGATGATTCCGAACACTTTCGACGGTCTGGTCGTCGAGACGAAAGTGATCCCGGACACCGGTGTCAAACTCGCCTACCTTTATCAGCAGAAGCTGCGTGACCATACCCAGGCACACTCGGTGCTGATGTACGGCGATGCCAATTCAACCTCTTCAGTGAGTCCGAACTGGAGCGAGAATGACGACTCGGCGATGCACAAAGGGCTCACCTATACCCGTTTAAAAGAGGCCGGTGTCAGCACGAAAGCACCGCTGATCGTCGGTGATCTTCACAACCAGTCGGTTGCGAACCTGAAGCTCGACGCCTCGTTTTACGCGGTACCGGAGCTGGTCTCGGAGGTAATGGCCGAGGCAAACTACAAGATCGGCATGGGGAGTTTCTCCCTGACGCCGGGTGTGCGCTACATCAAACAGTTTGACAACGGCGCGGGCGAGATCGGCGGGGCTTCCTACAGTGGAAAACTGGCCGGTCTGAGTGGCGAGAGTGGTGGTTACAAAGAGGCAGACTCGCTTGATTCACAGATGGTCGCGGCGCGTCTGGTCGGAAGCTATGGCCTCTACAAGCTCAACCTCGGCTATTCGCAGGTCTTTGACGAGGCCGACTTGATCACTCCGTGGCGTGGTTTCCCGACGGCAGGCTACACCCGTTCGATGGCGCGTTACAACTGGATGGCAAACACCAAAAGCTACCGTATCGAGCTGCAGCGAAATGCCAACAAGAAGGGGATCTACACCGACCTCTTTATCCAGGCCTCGATCCTTCATACCGATGCGGATGAGAGTAAGGGTTACTTTGACGAGAACTTCTACTACGTCGGCTTTGTGCAGAATGTTCCGGCTCTTATCGAGCTGCAGTGGCGCCTGAGACTGGGCTATACCGACACCGAAAAAACCGATGCGGACAGCCTTGACGGCCGTTTCGAACTTAACTACCTGTTCTAAAAGGAAAAACAGTGAAAATCAGTGCAAGAAATCAGATAGAAGCGGCTGTTACGGCGGTCGAAAAGGGTGCGGTGAATGCCGCCGTGACGCTGAAAGCGCCGATGGGTACCGAACTATCGGCAATCATCACCAACCAGAGTGCAGAGATGCTGGGGCTGGAAGCAGGTCAGTATGTGACAGGTTTTTTCAAAGCCTCGCACGTTCTGATCGCGATCGGTGGGATACCGAACATCAGTGCCCGTAACAAACTGAAGGGCAGCGTCGTTAAGATCACAAAAGGCGCTGTCAACAGCGAGATCGATGTCAAGCTTGTCAGCGGCGATATTATTGTGGCGATTATTACAAATGAGGCTGTAACCGACTTGTCTTTGAAAGAGGGCAGCGAAGTGTTCGCGATCATCAAATCGACCGACGTTATGATCGCAAAATAAGAGGAGGAGAAGAAAATGAAAAAGTCTTTATTAGCACTGCTATTTGCCGCGGCAACCCTTGCCGCAGGCGAGATCAACATCGCGGTGGCGGCCAATGTCAGCTACGCCATCGATGAACTGAAGGCGGAATTCGCCAAGAGCCATCCTGATACCAAGGTGCAGGTGACGCTCGGCAGCAGCGGAAAACTGACGGCGCAGATCAAAAACGGTGCCCCTTACGGCCTCTTTATGGCGGCCAATATGAAGTACCCGCAGGCCCTTTACAGCGACAAGGTCGCCGTAACGGAGCCGGTGGTCTATGCGCAGGGGGCACTGGCCTACCTGAGCGTCAAGAAGCAGAATTTCGCAGAGGGGATCACGCTGCTTGGAAGCGACAAGATCGGTAAGATCGCCGTTGCCAACCCCAAGACGGCCCCTTACGGCAAGGCGGCAATCGAGGCGATGAAGAACGGCGGGGTCTACGAGAAAGCCAAAGAAAAATTCGTCTTTGCCGAATCGATCTCACAGACCGTCACCTATGCGATCACGGCGGCCGACATCGGTCTGATCGCCAAGTCCTCGCTCTACAGCGACAAGATGACACAGTACAAAGAGGGGGTGAACTGGGCGGCGGTCGATCCCAAGCTCTATACGCCGATCAAACAGGGGATCGTCCTGCTTAAAAACAGTGAAGGCAACGGCGAATACCGGGCCTTTTACGACTTTATCCTGAGTGCCAAGGCGAAGGCGATCCTGAAAGCGTACGGGTACATAGTAGAATGAACAAGATCAGTGCGAGCGTAACGTCTATCGAGAGCGTTGACAGTGTCAGTATTGTCAGCTTTGATGCCGCCGGCCAGCCGATGCGGATGATGTCGCTTGAGCTTGACGGCATGCTTGCGGCAGGCGACAGCGTGACCCTGGGCGTCAAAGCCTCGAGTATTGCTCTGGCCAAAGTGCTGGAGGGGGAGTTCAGTATCTCCAACCGTCTTGAGTGTGCGGTCGAAAGTCTGACGGAGGGGCAGCTGCTCTGCAGCGTAAAGCTCCGTTTCGGCAAGGCCCTGCTCGAGAGTGTCATCACCCGCGAATCTGCAGAGCGTCTGCACCTGCAGGTCGGCGATACCGTTACCGCACTGATCAAGGCCAGTGATGTCTCGATTCTTGAAACGATCAGATAGACGAAACCGCGCGGGGTTCTTCGCGGCGGCTGCGGTCGCATCGCTGGCCGGTCTCATCGGGCTGGGCGGCGCGGAGTTCCGGCTGCCCATCCTCAAAGCACTCTTTCGTCTACCGTCGCTGAAGGCGGTCATCTTCAACAAAGCCACGTCGCTGGTCGTCGTCTTTTTCGCCCTTTTTTTCCGTATGCACGAGATATCGTTCGGTATGCTGGCCGATCATACTTCGATCATCCTCAACCTCCTTGGCGGCAGCCTGATCGGCGCATGGGTCTCGGCCGGTATCGCGATGCGTATATCGGAGCAGACCCTCGATGCGGTGATCATGGTGCTTCTTTTGGCAATGGCTGCTGTTCTTCTGCTTGACCAGACCTCCTTTATGCAGAGAGAAGAGCTCTTTTTCGAAACGCTGTGGGCGCGTACCTTGGCGGGTGTCACGGCTGGTTTTTTTATCGGGATGGTCGCGGCGGTGCTCGGTGTTGCCGGGGGAGAACTGCTTATTCCGACGATCGTTTTGCTCTACGGCGTCGATATCAAGCTGGCAGGAAGCCTTTCGCTGGCGGTCAGCCTGCCGACGATGCTGGTGGGCTTTTTCCGTTACAGCAGGGGCGCCGCTTTCGAGGTACTTTCCCAGGAGCGGGGGCTTCTGATTTCTATGGTGGTGGGCTCCATCGTCGGTGCCGGCATCGGAGCGCTGCTGCTCGGTGTTGTCCCGGCCGGGTTACTGACCGTGGGCCTTTCGCTGCTGCTTATACTCTCTGCGATCAAGATTTTCAGGCACAAAACGGCCTAGCATCTCCCGCGATCGGGAGGCTTTTTCTGACCAATTTTTCTCATTTCTAATAGTTGTTTTTTTTCTGCAGGATGTTCAGGAAGAAAAAGAGCACCAGGGCGATGCTTGTCAATACGCCGCTTAGCTGCCATGCGAGATCGTATTCGCCGTCTATGACGGCGTTGTAGAGCGCAAGCGAGATGGTGTCGGTCTCTCCGATGATGTTGCCGCCGAGTATTAGGGTGATGCCCACCTCGCCAAGTGCCCTCGCCGAGGCGATCAGCAGGGCGGCGATCAGACTGCGTTTGATGCTCGGCAGTATGACGGCAAAAAGCGTCTGCATCTCCCCCTTACCGCTGATGAAAGAGGCTTCGACGATCGGCTTCGGGAAGTGCTCTATGGCGGACTGGAGGGGTTTGACCATCAGCGGGAGGCCGGCGATGAAACCGGCGATGACGAGGGCCGGAAACTCGAAGATAACGGTGATGTCAAACTCCCCCAGAAAAGCGCCTATCACGCCGTCGCGCCCCAGCAGTATCAGCAGGAAAAAGCCGAGTGCGATCGGCGGAAAGACGAGGGGCATCGTGATGACGCTCTCAAACAGCCATTTGAACCGCAGGTCCTCTTTGGCGAGATAATAGGCGGCGGGTATGCCGACAAGAAGAAAGAGGGTACTGCAGACCATGACCGTTTTCAGACTCAGCAGCAGCGGTCCGATGATCTGTCCCATCTCGATCGTCACAGGCCGTACTTTTTGAATATTTCACGGGCCCGCTCACCCCGCAGGTAGTCGAGGAAGGTCTGGCAGTCTCTGCTGCGGCTGCATTCGGGCAGAGTGCCCGCGACAATGTCGATCTTCTCATAGTACTGCTGCGGTATGACCAGGTAGCCGCCGAGCTTCTTCTCGTTTGCGAGCGCCGCGGTCAGGTTGATGAGCCCGGCATCGACCTCGTTGGCCACCAGGTAGGCGGTGACCTGCGGAACGGTTGCGACAATACGAAGTCTCTCTTTGACCGTTTCGTAGAGGCCGCTGCGCTGCAGGAACGTCTCTGCGGCGATGCCGTAGATCGCCTTGGAGGGCTTGGCAATGGCAATGGCACGGACACGTTCCTGCGCAAGGTCGCTGCAGGCCGTCAGGGCGGTATTTTTGGGGTAGGCAAGCACCAGTTTGCCGCTTCCGAGACTTGTGAACCCGTCAAAGGCGAGGCCGCTCTGGTCACTGAGGTAGTTACGGTCGCCGATCAGAAGAGCGATATCGGTGTGTTTTGCCTGAACGGAGATCTGTCTGACATTGCCGAAAATGGCCTTGACAGGGGAACCTCCCTCCTGCCGATAGGCTTTTATGACCTCCTGTAGGGGCTTTTTGTAGCCGGCCGCCGCCGCTATTTTGATCTTCTGTTCAGCATAGAGAAGCGTGCCGGCAAGGGTGAAGAGAAAAAGAAGGCGTCGCATCTTCTCCGCCTAGAACTTGAGCGCTATACCGGCATAGACACCGAAAGGCGCCCCGGCCTGATAGCTGGTCTTTGTCGTGTTGGCCGCGAGCGCATTGTCCGGTGTGATGATGGATGAGATGTACTGGCGGTTGAAGAGGTTGGTCATCGTCACCCTGAAGGTCGCCTCTTTGAACGCCCAGAGTTTTTTATAGGTGTAGGAACCATCGATATCGACCAGTGTCGCTCCGGAGATCTTCTGGGTATTGTCCACATCGCCGTAGCGCTCGGAGTAGTAACGCAGCGAAGGGGTCAGCTGCCACCCGCCCTCGTGGTAGGTCACGGCCGCGTTGGCCATATATTTCGGGGCGTCTGGGATCTGGTTTCCCTTGATGGATGCAGTCTTGGTCGCACCGGTCTGGAGGTCCTCCGTATAGTAGTAGCGGTTGTACGAGCCGCTTACCATGAAATCAAGGTAGCTCGTCGCGGCACCGCTGGCGGTCAGTTCGAAGCCGTAGCTCATCGCATCGGCGTTGTTGGTCGGATAGACGACATCATATTCGGCATCATACAGACTTGCCTGCTTACCGGTGACACGGGTGAAGAAGAGGTTCGGATTGAGGGTGATCCCCCCGGTGTTATACGTCATCCCCAAATCAAAGTTGTCGGAGAGCTCGGGCTGCTGTTTGTCCCATAACTGCTGCAGTGAGATCCCTTTTGCCGCGAAGTTCTGTCCCTGTTTCTGGTTGGAGACATAGAACGGGAAGAGATTGACATCGTAACCGTAGCTTCTTGTATAGTCGGTATAGAAGTGCAGGTTCTCCTGAGGTGCGTAGGCGAGGTAGAGACTCGGCAGCCACTCTCTGTAAATCTTTGCGTCAACGCTTGAGAGCGGATCGATCGAGCCGTTTTTGTAGTTGTCTATCCCTGCCAGTCTGAAGTTCAGGTAGCGCAGCCCCGCGACATAGGAGAAACCGCTATTTTCGCCGGAAAACTCGATGAAAGGGGAATTGAACTCATGATAATCGGTCTCGGCCTGAATGGCGGTCTTTGTATAGACAGGTGTTCCGCTGCTGACGTCATAGAGCTCCTGGTCGGTCGGCGGTCCCGGAGGCTGCTGCCAGTGCATCCAGTAGCCGAGTTTGAGGCGCAGGGCTTCGAGAATCTTCTGCTCGTACTGCGCCACGCCGCCGAAGAGGTCATGGTCGATCTGCCAGTGTTTGACAGCGGTGTTGGCCGGATTTGAAGGGGCGGTATCGAACCAGTACTCCCCTTTGTCATGGAGGTAGTAGGGCTTGAAACTGACTTTGGAGCCCTCTGCAAAGGCGTACTCTATGTTGGCCATTACGGCCGTGTCCTCGAACTTCTGCTTGTTGTAATCGGCATAGGCGGCTTTTGTAGCGTCCTTGCCGTAGTCCTTGTCGTAATAGGTGTCGAGGTCGCTGGCCTCCTCATACGTCATCTGGTAGTAGTTGTTATGGGTATCTTTGTTCATGATGACATAGAGTTCGCTCTTGAAGCGGTCGTTCGGGGTATAGGCAAATCCCAGCATCCCGTTATAGCGCTCAAGGTCGCCGTCACCCTTCCATTTGTCCCCCTGGGTGTAGGAGAAGGAGCCGAAGGCCGACACATCGCCCATTTTACCCGTGTCCACCCGCATAAAAGTGCGTGCGGCGTTGTCGCTTCCCGCCATCTGCGAGAGCTGGACGGCAAAGCTGTTTTTCGGCCTATCGATGATCAGGTCGACCTTGCCGATAAGATTGGAGAAGCCGAGACTTTTGTCCACCGGCATGTAACCTTTGTAGAGGTCGACATAGGCGAAGTTTTCCATGTCGTAGATGGTTTTTCCTCCGCCGGGATTGCTGTTTAACGGCAGCCCTTCGACCGTGAGCACACCGCCGGGCCCCGACTGGTTTTTACCGCGGATGCGCATCGGGTCGTGGAAGGAGCTCTCGTTCGAGCCGAAGGCATCCACCGAATTGAAACTGACGGAAGGGGACATGTTGATCCCCTTCAGCGCCGATGTGTTGGCTTGCGCTGAAAATGTTTTGATCCCCGCTTCGGAGTAAGATTGTACGCCGGCGAGCGTATCGGGCGCGACAGTCGCTTCCATGTTGCTCTCGGCACTTTCGTCGACGACGACCGTATCGAGAGCAACACTTTCGGCAGCCTGGAGCATTGATGTATACGAAAGTGCAGTCAGCACCAAGGATAATGTGATTTTTGTTTGCATATTTTTCCCCTGTTATAAGATAATGCAAGGGGACAGGACCGTCCCTTGCCAGACATAAATGCAGTGACCCTGTTAGAATCATTACGTTATGTTATTGGAAATATAACGATATGGATATTAATTTATTCTTAATTTAAAAGATAAAAATAACGGTAAAAATATCTATTTTATGGACATTATTCAGGTGAAATAGCGCTTTTATCTGATGAATTCAGATAAGCGTAACGATGCGTTTAGTTATTACGTTATATAAAAAAGTATATTATGATATAATTCCGCGATCAAATATTGCATATAGCTGGATGAAGTCTTTTCAAGGGGTACCCATCAGCCCGTATCGAGTAGTTTCAGACGCCTTGCTGCCTGCGGTGTCACAGATCAGCGATGCAACAGCTCCGCAGAGTAAAATTATGCAACCGTAGTAAGGAGAATAATCTATGACCCGTCTTTCCGATCATGAGCTCTGGGCGTATATACGCGAAGATCTGCCCTATTTTGACCTGACGACCCATCTGCTTGAGGTTTCAAGCAAGACGGAATCTCTGAGTATTATCACTCGGGACAAGGTGGTGGCGGCCTGTACAGAGGAGGCGGCGCGTATCGGTGAACTGCTGGGGTGCGAAGTCTACTATTCTGTCGCTTCAGGAACAAAGGTAGAAGA
Encoded proteins:
- a CDS encoding TonB-dependent receptor, with translation MQTKITLSLVLTALSYTSMLQAAESVALDTVVVDESAESNMEATVAPDTLAGVQSYSEAGIKTFSAQANTSALKGINMSPSVSFNSVDAFGSNESSFHDPMRIRGKNQSGPGGVLTVEGLPLNSNPGGGKTIYDMENFAYVDLYKGYMPVDKSLGFSNLIGKVDLIIDRPKNSFAVQLSQMAGSDNAARTFMRVDTGKMGDVSAFGSFSYTQGDKWKGDGDLERYNGMLGFAYTPNDRFKSELYVIMNKDTHNNYYQMTYEEASDLDTYYDKDYGKDATKAAYADYNKQKFEDTAVMANIEYAFAEGSKVSFKPYYLHDKGEYWFDTAPSNPANTAVKHWQIDHDLFGGVAQYEQKILEALRLKLGYWMHWQQPPGPPTDQELYDVSSGTPVYTKTAIQAETDYHEFNSPFIEFSGENSGFSYVAGLRYLNFRLAGIDNYKNGSIDPLSSVDAKIYREWLPSLYLAYAPQENLHFYTDYTRSYGYDVNLFPFYVSNQKQGQNFAAKGISLQQLWDKQQPELSDNFDLGMTYNTGGITLNPNLFFTRVTGKQASLYDAEYDVVYPTNNADAMSYGFELTASGAATSYLDFMVSGSYNRYYYTEDLQTGATKTASIKGNQIPDAPKYMANAAVTYHEGGWQLTPSLRYYSERYGDVDNTQKISGATLVDIDGSYTYKKLWAFKEATFRVTMTNLFNRQYISSIITPDNALAANTTKTSYQAGAPFGVYAGIALKF